From Solanum lycopersicum chromosome 4, SLM_r2.1:
ATATTATATTACTATAGTCAAACTCTCACACCTGCTTACTAATTACTATCGTGCATATGTCCTCTTTACAAGCTTGAATCATTTCAGTTTCGCTTCCTTCATCGATATATACAAAGGTTGCTCCAACCTTGTCCCATATAATCTCATTCCTAAGATTTTGTCTCTTCTGATATGCCTACATATACATGTGATTTGAGCATCCTCATCTCTATTGTCTTCATTTTCTAAATGTGTACATTCTTAACTAGCCAACAAAAATCgacatatttttctaaaatatgatgttgttaaagcaacttattttatttattcacttCTTTAAATGtcggtaaaaaaaaattatgtcactAGCTTTTTAGCTAGGATCAATTTGTGTGTGTTGCATGGAACACTAATTGCAACACTTGTGCATGATTATTATTGGAAGAGATTAGTCATAATTAAAATGGGacaaacattttcaaatatatgaaaACAACTTACGCCAAAAAAATCAAAGTGGTGATTAGATAGTAATGCTTTATTAGGACATTGATAGCAATAATTGTCCATGTTGTTCCACTTTTATTTATCAACTGTTGCCCCTTTATGAGAACATTGTTCTGTTTATCCATAAAAAGGCCCTTTCTACTCAACTTAAAGTCACCTCTTGTCTCTGCTTCCACCAATTTATTGAGTTTAGTActaaagtttgaaaataatgGCTCACATACATTCCATAAAATTTCAGCAATATTGGTGCAAGATATTCAATCGACAGAGTAGATCGATACAATTCTCTTTATATCTTCGtacatatttatttctttataagtTAATTCTCCCAATTAAAAAATTCTAACTCTATTACTGGTGAGAAATAATGGTGCATTACTTTGATTATGTATTGACATTCTAATCAATTTTATACTTCTACTTCTTTAGAATTCTAATGACattcaacatttattttttttgccttGTGACTTTCTACATGAGTAGGTAAAAATATTTCGAATTAATCACAAATAAAGGCAACACTAATAAAGTAGTAGATTGTGATTCCCCAACATTTGGACGACCAAATGAAAAGTAGTAAGACAAAGATTTATTGAGTAATTTGTCAAACAATAAACatgaaataagtaaataaacaaataaaatcccATTAAATGGGATCTGGAAAGTGGGATCTGGAAAGGGTAGGAGTATAGAGGTTGTTTTCGAAAGATACTCGGCTCAAGTGAAACAAATGAAACAGaatcaaaagaagaaatttaGATGATGTATATCATTTGGCTTAATTGGCCATTAAAACCAAAATCACAAAGAGTCTCCCATGAAACAGCAATTTAATTCCCATTTTTGCAATAAATCAACAAACTGCCATAACTCCATATATCTAACAAGACTACACTAATGAAGATGATGGCATACTCAATAATTTTTCAAGGAGACAACTGCTATTCTAAACAACTTATCAACACAGCTGAAACTTGAAAGTTGTCACAACATATCTTGACCATCATCCACGAGCTCTGCGTGAGTCCTACTGTGTATAAATTTTGAGTATTTATATCAACGGTAAGATTTCAAGTGAAAAATTTGGCAGCTAGGAACATAAGACTTCTTCGAAGCAGCTTGCTCGAATTTCTTGATggcaatttcattttcctctaaACTTGTTTGAACAAAATATCGCACCCACCACGTTGAGCTCCTCAATTTAGCCTTTGGAGAGAACATAAAGGAAAGGTGGAATTAGATGGCATCAGGTTTCAAAATTGAAGGTTCATTTAAGTCAATGTTACTGTGGAAAATAGACGGAGAGAAAGATATCATGAGCAGGGCATTCACTAAAACATTTCACCATACAACTTTGGCTGCCAATTTATTGGGCTAGCACCATTGCAGCATGAAGTCATTCTTCAAGAAATGTATATAAACACTTTCCTATTCACCGGAAACTAGAAAATCTGACTTTTGACTAGCAGCGATATGCTACTGCATGAATGGTGATGTTATAATGAGGTTTCAAATGAACTGCTGACATAAACTCAATTTCTTCAAGACACCATTAAGAATTCAGATCAACTAAACTAAAAGAGCAAGAATAGATAACCATAAGACGTCATATAAGGGTCGAAGGCTCCAAACTAGGATTAAAGTCTTGGCTCCTCATCCCTAAAATTTATGAGAGATCAAATGTCCATACagtgaaacaaaaatatataagaatttaTACGATGCAGGACTGGTCACTTACCAGCCCCCCAAATCTGGACTTCTCTGCAAACTTAACTTTATGGTGGCGTGGATAACCTGCAATTATCAGATATTAACATCAGATTAACACCAGAAGAATTCTCTGGATTACAAGGTTTCCCATATTAACTTGTCTTTATATGCAGAATGCAGCCAATGTCTTATATTGAGCAATCATGGAGTATAAAGGATGAAGGTAGCAAAATACCCTAAAGGCATTTCTAACTCCTTAGAAAGCCCATGCATGGAGTAATTTAGTGACATGGTCAAATCTTAAAGGAGAAAACTGACGGAGTTAACAGCTCTATGAAAGCAAGGTGATCAGACTCGCCAAACGCAACCAAAATACAAAATGTTACTCTATAGAGGTCAACTGACCAAAAGTTATACAAGAATAAAAGCACACTAGCTGAATTGAAAGTACGCTACATTGCATCTATTTGGAATCAATTGTGAACCATTCATGTACTGGAGATGGATATGTATGTGTGAGGTATCATCAAAACTAGATCCAACTATCACcatatcattctttaaaaatattatcactgATAAACAGGAAAGGAGACGAATTCTCAAGTATCCTATTTCACAGTAACAAACAACTGTTGCATTAATTCAGAAATGAAGTTGTTCCTTTCCAGTAAAAGGAAAGGGAAAAGCCATGCTGTTGCTGCTAAATTCTTCTAAGTTCTACAAATACAGGTTCTCTCTTTCAGTTATAAATAGACCCTGGTCATCTAATTTCCCCCAATTGCAAAATCTCCTCACTTCTGCATCTGTTATGTTCATATATGAGATAGCAGTTTAATgccatttattaaaaaaaaaaaaaaacacggATGTCCTCTTCTTTTCCGTGTGTGTGTTAGTGTGTGAAATCCAACATTTGTCCTTAATGTCCCTGCTATAAAATCTTACAGATATTCAGCTTTTCTTGATATATTTAGGTAACTAACGAGAAGTGGTGATGTACTTTATCCTCCGCCGCAGAAAGGATGGTGATAACAAGAACTTCTCCCAGTCAACTTAAATCCAACTTCAAAGGAGAAAACTGAATAGGGCAATTTTGGACCTAGTAAAGAGGGGGGGTTTGAAACCTATTGAAAGCATACTGTATAAGATACGTCAGGTGGAAGGAAATTGAAATTAAGGCAACAAATGATCAAGTTTCTAAATAGATTTGTTGATCAACGAGAAAAATGTGCTAGTATGACCAAGTactgaagataaaaaaaaatatgtttcacATGGTAAAAAGGCATCTATCTAGGATTGAGATAAATACTCCCTACTCATGTCTGTAACCCAAAGGGGCAAACACCAAAATACAGATTGACAGGAAGTGAGGATAGGAAGCAGCTTAGCTCGGACAGTACAATGAATGCAAAATAAACTTCCATTTTGGACTGGCAATCATACAAACACAACAACCAATACAAACTCTTCTTACCTGTGAAAATAACGAGTCCATCAGATGACACCCTCGCCAGTTCGGGAAGAGTCCTATTAAGATACTTTGGAGACAAGTAATCCAACGCATCTGAGATGATCACAAGAGAGAACGATTTTGCACGATATGGGAGAGGAAATTTTATGTCAGCCACACGAACAATGCCCTTATGCACGAGTTTCTTGCAGAAATGACCTGCATCCTCTATATCATATGGTTCTATACCCCAAGCTTCGGTATCTTCCTCTTCTAACAATTTAGCAACTACCGAGCAAGTATCAGGACCAACATGCAGCAccttatgcatgctatcaccaTATGCTTTGTTCAAAACAGAAATGGCCTTTTGAACCTCTACAGTACATAAAAAATCCCCTGCAGAGGTAAAACAGGTGGTAGATCCTAAGTCAACTCTAATGTAAAAATAGCAGTAACTtaatcttcaaaaatgtcaaggCAAATAAACTGACATACCGTATTACCCAAACTAAACAAAAGCAATAGAATTCAGGTATCTTCTAATATAAAGAATGGAAGTCAGTAGCTCTGTGTATAGACTATATCAAGATTCTTGATAGGTATAATGCAGTCACTCCACCCACCTAGAGTGACAAATGAAAATTACTAATCTTGTTACCTCCTCTATGCCTTTATGAGTAAATGATGTATAAAGTATGGGGGGAAAGTTTACAGATGTTCCAGATGCTCACCAGAATAAAGAATTATTCAGCAAATCAATAAGAGAACAGATATCAAAGACGTGAAGTTTCTGGGTTGATATTAGTTTATTGAAGTTGGTATACAGACTGACTGCATGATAACAATGCACATAGGTTTCCTTGTGGAACACAAGAATACAGCATGTCATCTCCAAAGACATTGCTGAAGTGTGAGACCATCTCATCTAAAACTAAAAGCTTAAGTTGTAGCAACTAAGTGACTTGATTTCATAATGTCTCAATACACACCCTCACTTGTTGGCCCTATTCGTTTTCATGGACCAAACacgtttttttctttttggatggCTGCGAGATTTGAACCCAGGACCTCTAGTCTGCTCAGATATCATGTTGACCAACTTGCCAAAGGCTTGAGCTGTTAGAGAGATACGTTAGATGGTTTTATTATGTCTCAACAGACATTTGTTTTAAGTAATTTTAGATGGTTCCTACTACACGAGCCTTCTTATAATAGATTATTATAATGATTGTTAGAGTAAAGCCCCAGGCAGAGAAGTGACAGTGATTATCATTAAGGACCAAACTGAAGTTCTTGATACAAATATGAGGTGATCATGAGTCCATAGTTAGAACCATTAGCACTAAGCAATTAAAAGAAAAGTCTCAGTACTTcaattaaatcacataattCATGTGgcatttgatatataaatacgTCAAAACTCAAATCCTCTAGAATAATGCACGAGTAATTACCTTCCACTCTACTGATAGCTCCTTTAATACTGGCAAAAGTACCTACAACCGATGATAATCCCTCTATCAGTGTCAGACTAAAGTAAGGAACAAGACTCAGAAGCACAAAGAATGAAGTAAAGAACAATACTTAGGCAGAACAAAATGTTCAAGTTGAAAGAAGGAAACACGACGTGTAATTAAATCACCTGCATCTGCATGACCATTACTGAGAGCAGAGATTCATTTGagatttttatttagaaaacatTCATCAAAACATGAGGTAGGGCCAGTTTTCCTTTGCTAAAATGTTTAAAGGGAAGACAGACCATTATTTGTTTgcagataaaaaaataaaaaatatatcgaAAACAATACACATGAGCCATCTTTTACTTGTGCATATGTGGATGCCGATATCTTCTTTCCTCGAGAAGGGAAGACTTTCATGCACAAGTATTATCGTTCTTTTCAATATACAATTTACTCTAAATAAAGAATCTATAGGAGTCCTCCAAGTCAACTAAAGAGCGTAGCTGttagtatatattttaaactaGAAATTATAGGCTACCAGACAGCTCCAGACTCCAGTGTTGAGCAATCagccaaaatattttgttttctttttgcatCATTTTTGGGGGGCATCTCACTATATTTccgaagataaaaataattcataaaataccAAGGATTCAGATACAAACCTGTGTCACGGTAAAAATACCCTATGAGAAGAAATGATACCTGGAATATCCAAAAGGAAAAATTGAGTTACAATTACTGTTAAATGACTAGAGGCTAGTAATATTCCAAAGTTTATCCACTGTCATCCAGAATGATAACAGTTAAATAACAAATAGCATCAGAATCCGGGAATAAGTACCACAATAATAAGTCCAATTGTTAAATATGGGGGAGACCGTGTCTTTGACCGAATTGAGCCTTCTAAGGAAGAAGCTCCATTGTCTGTTACACGTCGAGATGGATTGATAGGCCTCCTTGACATCATTTTAGGTTCTTGTAACCAAAAAATCTAATTTCCTGGGTAATATTAAGACAAAttctaattattaaaaattaatcaagaacTTATTAcgtcaaaaatcaaaactagaTACCAAAAGCTGGTAAATTTCTTAAATCTGCCAGCTTCGACTTTTTCACAGAAGTTGCTAAATATGGCATTATCACAATATTAGGAAAAGACCAGTCTTTTAAGCAAACAATGATTAGTAACTATGGATTTACATGTAAGGATATTTGTTAACCACACCCCATGACAGACACTAAAAGGGTGTCCAGAAAGAGCCAAAAAATCCAATCTTTCATTACAATTAGGGAGCAAAAAGAGCAAGAAAACAACACTTCAACCCATTTTGATatgaggaaaaacacaaaggaTTCTGGTTATAGAATTTGTTAACCACACCCATGAATGGAAACTAAAAGGATGTccagaaagagagaaaaaaattcaatctttaacTATAATTatggagcaaaaagagtaagaaaacaaCATTTAAACCCATTTTGATATGAGGAAACTAAAAACCACAAAGGATTGTGGTGAAGCATTTAATCATATACTAGTATTTGTTAACCACGCCCATGAATAGAAATTAAAAGGGTTTCAAGAAAGAGAccaaaaattcaatctttaacTATAATTAGGGAGCAAGTAAAACAACATTTAAACCCATTTTGATAtgaggaaaaaaaatgattgtGGTGAAGCATTTAACAGTCTAGTATTTGTTAACCTAACCCATGAATGGAAACTAATAggagagacaaaaaaaaattcaatcttttacTACAATTAGCAAACACAAAGagcaagaaaacaaaattgtaCCCATTTTGATACAAGGGGGAAAAAGGGAAGCTTTGAGGTCTTTGCTTCAAATAAATAGGCAATGGCAAAACATCATTTGTACCTGAATCAGTAGTCAACAACGTTAAAGATCCGTAGTTTACAAATGATTGGTAATTCTGGTACACAATGGATATGTGTATTtgatgaatacaaaaaaaagaaaattgaaaattgtttggAGAAAAAGGTGAAAGTGTTTGCTGGAGATTTGCAGATTTGGAAAGTAAGGCGCGTATACGGAGAGCTTGAATTTGGCGCGTGGGGATTGGAACGGTTGCAATTCAATGGTTCTGCTCACACTCCGGAGCTCCGAATCTCATTTAAATCACATTTCATTTCGAGCAAATTATCCATTTTGGTTAAATAattgcatttaatttttttaaaaaaaaatgaattttcgaCACTGAATTTGAAACTGTATAATGTTAAACTTAAATATGAGTGTGCTTCCCTTTAAACTAAAACAGAAAGAACTTctagataatattatttttagtatctactaattcttatatgatttttaaatatttatattaaatttcgattaaatttgattttgtatcaaaaagtttcacatttaagataaaACATTCTTAAAAAggtaatttcatattttaaaagattcaaATTCGAAACTATCTTAATAAGAATGAAGAACtgtgtaaaatatatattttgtttgatttatagGTAGATTGAAAAAACCCTCTAAATATGGTAATAAATTCGATAGTATAACAACTATTAGTCGTATGActatttttattgctttttgtgtttttgatttctgttattatttatcattttgtgTAATTTATTTGTGATATTATTATTGAGAATCTActgaaaataatatgataaaaattggGTATACTTACCTCTTGACTCCATTGTGCAAATTAAGCAGAATACTCCAATAGTCCGATAATAACTGTCTACTATTAACTTGACACGTCCTTTAAAAAggggataatgtccaagtaccccttaatctatgcccgaaatcttagagacacacttatactatactaagatcctattacccttctgaacttattttattaataattttttacccctttttagcctacatgGCACTATCTTGTTGGTCCAaagatggttgacttttttttttcaaactagtgtcacgtaggctaaaaaaggtagaaaattacttataaaataagttcagggataataataccttagtatagtataagtgtgtttctgaaatttcgatcataagttgaggaggtacttttgcattttttcttaaaaaataaatatatgtatagtataaattatgtatttaacGAGAATGATAAAAcacaggaaaaaaaaaataagtcaaaaattgcTAGTTTAACATACAGTTGACCCGAAAAGGTCCGACGAGCGGTAGCGGGTGACTGGGAATTATCACAACC
This genomic window contains:
- the LOC101249725 gene encoding probable pectin methylesterase CGR3; its protein translation is MMSRRPINPSRRVTDNGASSLEGSIRSKTRSPPYLTIGLIIVVSFLLIGYFYRDTGTFASIKGAISRVEGDFLCTVEVQKAISVLNKAYGDSMHKVLHVGPDTCSVVAKLLEEEDTEAWGIEPYDIEDAGHFCKKLVHKGIVRVADIKFPLPYRAKSFSLVIISDALDYLSPKYLNRTLPELARVSSDGLVIFTGYPRHHKVKFAEKSRFGGLAKLRSSTWWVRYFVQTSLEENEIAIKKFEQAASKKSYVPSCQIFHLKSYR